From Cellulomonas fimi ATCC 484, a single genomic window includes:
- a CDS encoding M20/M25/M40 family metallo-hydrolase, translating into MPDTPGPARTPSTTGTAGVPDAQDEVLQICRDLIRFDTSNYGDGSGPGERAAAEHVMDLLTEVGLDPELFESAPGRANVVVRLEGEDSTRPALVLHGHLDVVPARAQDWTVDPFEAVVADDLVWGRGAVDMKDMDAMILAVVRQMVREGRRPARDVVVAMFADEEAGGTYGARWAVDHRPELFAGATEAISEVGGFSVDVDGRRAYLLQTAEKGLSWLRLVADGRAGHGSQVNHDNAVTHLAEAVARIGRHPWPLQPTPTVRALLEGVADLTGLPFDPQDPDAVDRLVAALGPASRFVGATLRHTTNPTQLEAGYKANVIPGRAEATIDGRFLPGFEDEFVATVAALAGEHVQVERIHHDIALETPFEGSLVDAMVDALVAEDPGATVLPYTLSGGTDNKSLARLGITGYGFAPLRLPSDLDFSGMFHGVDERVPVDALRFGTRVLDRLLRTC; encoded by the coding sequence ATGCCCGACACCCCCGGTCCCGCCCGCACGCCCTCGACCACCGGGACGGCCGGCGTCCCGGACGCGCAGGACGAGGTGCTGCAGATCTGCCGCGACCTCATCCGGTTCGACACGTCGAACTACGGCGACGGGTCCGGGCCGGGGGAGCGCGCCGCGGCCGAGCACGTCATGGACCTGCTGACCGAGGTCGGGCTCGACCCCGAGCTCTTCGAGAGCGCGCCCGGGCGCGCCAACGTGGTGGTCCGGCTCGAGGGCGAGGACTCCACGCGGCCCGCGCTCGTGCTGCACGGCCACCTCGACGTCGTCCCCGCGCGCGCCCAGGACTGGACGGTCGACCCGTTCGAGGCCGTCGTCGCCGACGACCTGGTGTGGGGCCGCGGCGCGGTCGACATGAAGGACATGGACGCGATGATCCTCGCGGTCGTGCGGCAGATGGTCCGCGAGGGCCGCCGCCCCGCGCGGGACGTCGTGGTCGCGATGTTCGCCGACGAGGAGGCGGGCGGCACCTACGGCGCCCGCTGGGCCGTCGACCACCGCCCCGAGCTGTTCGCGGGCGCCACCGAGGCGATCAGCGAGGTCGGCGGCTTCTCCGTCGACGTCGACGGCCGCCGCGCCTACCTGCTGCAGACCGCCGAGAAGGGCCTGTCCTGGCTGCGCCTGGTCGCCGACGGCCGCGCCGGGCACGGCAGCCAGGTCAACCACGACAACGCCGTCACGCACCTCGCGGAGGCCGTCGCCCGGATCGGCCGCCACCCGTGGCCGCTGCAGCCCACCCCCACCGTGCGCGCGCTCCTCGAGGGCGTCGCCGACCTCACCGGGCTGCCGTTCGACCCGCAGGACCCCGACGCCGTCGACCGCCTCGTCGCCGCCCTGGGGCCCGCGTCCCGGTTCGTCGGCGCGACCCTGCGGCACACGACCAACCCCACGCAGCTCGAGGCCGGCTACAAGGCCAACGTCATCCCCGGTCGCGCCGAGGCCACGATCGACGGCCGCTTCCTGCCCGGGTTCGAGGACGAGTTCGTCGCGACCGTGGCGGCGCTCGCGGGCGAGCACGTGCAGGTCGAGCGCATCCACCACGACATCGCGCTGGAGACGCCCTTCGAGGGCTCGCTCGTCGACGCCATGGTCGACGCGCTCGTCGCCGAGGACCCGGGCGCGACGGTCCTGCCGTACACGCTGTCGGGCGGCACCGACAACAAGTCGCTCGCGCGCCTGGGCATCACGGGCTACGGGTTCGCGCCCCTGCGCCTGCCGTCGGACCTCGACTTCTCGGGCATGTTCCACGGCGTCGACGAGCGCGTCCCGGTCGACGCGCTGCGGTTCGGCACGCGCGTGCTGGACCGTCTGCTGCGCACCTGCTGA
- a CDS encoding DUF5703 family protein, producing the protein MAAGRTGAKRDTWVAQGGQYEYRVLTLPRTTSRNDARQMLTEQAEYGRWELARSVLYVGGERRVWLRRKIIRVRSTLAEVDAG; encoded by the coding sequence ATGGCAGCGGGACGGACCGGGGCGAAGCGCGACACGTGGGTGGCCCAGGGTGGCCAGTACGAGTACCGGGTGCTGACGCTGCCGCGGACGACCAGCCGCAACGACGCACGCCAGATGCTCACCGAGCAGGCCGAGTACGGGCGCTGGGAGCTGGCCCGCAGCGTGCTGTACGTCGGTGGCGAGCGGCGGGTGTGGCTGCGACGCAAGATCATCCGGGTGCGCAGCACGCTCGCCGAGGTCGACGCCGGCTGA
- a CDS encoding aldo/keto reductase has translation MEQLHLGRTGLRVSRLGLGTMTWSRDTDEHEASEQLRDFVDAGGTLVDTSASYADGGAEQLIGTLLGDVVRRDEVVLCTKAGVRRTSAGGVVDASRGGLLDSLDASLSRLRTDHVDLWLVQTPDPRTPLDETATALRLAVSSGRARYVGLSNHAGWQVARVATLLERDPGLAAVEVEYSLLQRGVEREVVPAAAALGLGVLAWSPLGRGVLTGKYRRTIPADSRAASPHLAGFVEPYLSRDAAAVVEAVATAASGLERTPLEVALAWLAGRPGVSSSIVGARTAAQLRGSLGAHDLVLPDELRRALDEVSAPEIGYPERF, from the coding sequence ATGGAACAGCTCCACCTCGGGCGCACCGGCCTGCGGGTCTCCCGGCTCGGTCTCGGCACGATGACGTGGAGCCGCGACACCGACGAGCACGAGGCGTCCGAGCAGCTGCGGGACTTCGTCGACGCGGGCGGCACACTCGTCGACACGTCAGCCTCGTACGCCGACGGCGGCGCCGAGCAGCTCATCGGCACGCTCCTGGGCGACGTCGTGCGCCGCGACGAGGTCGTGCTGTGCACCAAGGCGGGCGTGCGGCGCACGTCGGCGGGCGGCGTCGTCGACGCCTCGCGCGGCGGCCTGCTCGACTCGCTCGACGCGTCCCTCAGCCGCCTTCGCACCGACCACGTGGACCTGTGGCTCGTCCAGACCCCCGACCCGCGCACGCCCCTCGACGAGACGGCGACCGCCTTGCGCCTCGCGGTGAGCAGCGGGCGCGCCCGCTACGTCGGGCTCTCGAACCACGCCGGGTGGCAGGTGGCGCGCGTCGCGACGCTCCTCGAGCGCGACCCGGGGCTCGCGGCCGTCGAGGTCGAGTACTCGCTGCTGCAGCGGGGCGTCGAGCGCGAGGTCGTGCCCGCCGCCGCCGCGCTCGGCCTCGGCGTGCTCGCGTGGTCGCCGCTCGGGCGTGGCGTCCTGACCGGCAAGTACCGCCGGACCATCCCCGCCGACTCCCGGGCGGCGTCGCCGCACCTCGCGGGGTTCGTCGAGCCGTACCTGTCGCGCGACGCCGCGGCCGTCGTGGAGGCCGTCGCGACGGCCGCGTCGGGCCTGGAGCGCACACCGCTCGAGGTCGCGCTCGCCTGGCTCGCCGGACGACCGGGGGTGAGCTCGTCGATCGTCGGAGCCCGCACGGCCGCGCAGCTGCGCGGCTCGCTCGGGGCGCACGACCTCGTGCTGCCGGACGAGCTGCGACGCGCGCTCGACGAGGTCAGCGCACCCGAGATCGGCTACCCCGAACGGTTCTGA
- a CDS encoding undecaprenyl-diphosphate phosphatase encodes MGAGEAIFLGLVQGLTEFLPVSSSAHLRIVGELLGSGDPGAAFTAITQLGTESAVLLYFRRDIARICRAWWSAVRGDRGTDLRARMGMPAGERADHDALMAWFIALGSVPIVLLGLLFQDAIERPFRNLWLIVLTLAGFALVLGWADRRAVQQRTLDDLTPRDALKFGLWQSLALVPGVSRSGGTITGGLLMGYTREAAARYSFLLAIPAVFGSGLFQLAKSVGDFGEAGTPSFGATLLATLVAFVVGYLVIIVFLKIVSTFSYKPFVVYRLGLAALVALLLVTNVLEPLPAVTP; translated from the coding sequence ATGGGTGCAGGTGAGGCGATCTTCCTCGGGCTGGTGCAGGGACTCACGGAGTTCCTGCCCGTGTCCTCGAGCGCGCACCTGCGCATCGTCGGCGAGCTCCTGGGCAGCGGCGACCCGGGCGCGGCCTTCACCGCGATCACGCAGCTCGGCACCGAGTCGGCCGTGCTGCTCTACTTCCGGCGCGACATCGCGCGCATCTGCCGCGCCTGGTGGTCCGCGGTGCGCGGCGACCGCGGGACCGACCTGCGGGCCCGCATGGGCATGCCGGCGGGGGAGCGGGCCGACCACGACGCGCTCATGGCGTGGTTCATCGCGCTCGGCTCGGTCCCGATCGTCCTGCTGGGCCTGCTGTTCCAGGACGCGATCGAGCGGCCGTTCCGCAACCTGTGGCTCATCGTCCTGACCCTTGCGGGGTTCGCGCTCGTGCTCGGCTGGGCCGACCGGCGCGCGGTGCAGCAGCGCACGCTCGACGACCTCACCCCGCGCGACGCGCTCAAGTTCGGCCTGTGGCAGTCGCTCGCGCTCGTCCCGGGCGTGTCGCGCTCGGGCGGCACCATCACGGGCGGCCTGCTCATGGGGTACACCCGCGAGGCGGCCGCGCGGTACTCGTTCCTGCTCGCGATCCCCGCGGTGTTCGGCTCGGGCCTGTTCCAGCTCGCGAAGAGCGTCGGCGACTTCGGCGAGGCCGGGACGCCGTCGTTCGGCGCGACGCTGCTCGCGACGCTCGTCGCGTTCGTCGTCGGCTACCTCGTGATCATCGTGTTCCTCAAGATCGTCTCGACGTTCAGCTACAAGCCCTTCGTGGTCTACCGGCTCGGCCTCGCGGCGCTGGTCGCGCTGCTGCTGGTCACGAACGTGCTCGAGCCGCTGCCGGCCGTCACGCCCTGA
- a CDS encoding magnesium and cobalt transport protein CorA produces the protein MDERADAVTGTDETTRTIGGGATWVVVRDAVDLPGAARRHGVGEDACAVLRLRGAGAHPPTPDHPVRARIDRTPDGTLVVTTPTLSYDPASRQVSTGALSLLVGHDVVLTAESGGADVLGRTAERLAAGPPVPDEGVRQVLALALLALVASAADVEIELGDAVAATEAEVFSTTSGDPVQRIYDLKREIAEARRALGPVTSVLPELVADAGDEPGGERTQRWLRRVQASVDRVDQHLDAHDDLLGDMLSAHLSRVSVRQNEDMRKISAWAAIAAVPTLVAGVYGMNFEHMPELTWHYGYPAALLGMTAVCVVLYRLFRRSGWL, from the coding sequence GTGGACGAGCGCGCCGACGCGGTGACCGGGACGGACGAGACCACACGCACGATCGGCGGCGGGGCGACGTGGGTCGTCGTGCGCGACGCCGTCGACCTGCCCGGTGCGGCCCGCCGGCACGGGGTCGGCGAGGACGCGTGCGCAGTGCTGCGGCTGCGGGGTGCGGGCGCCCACCCGCCGACGCCCGACCACCCCGTTCGGGCGCGGATCGACCGGACGCCCGACGGCACGCTCGTCGTGACCACGCCGACCCTGTCGTACGACCCCGCTAGCCGGCAGGTCTCGACCGGCGCGCTGTCGCTGCTCGTCGGGCACGACGTGGTGCTGACCGCCGAGTCGGGCGGCGCCGACGTCCTGGGCCGGACCGCGGAGCGGCTCGCCGCGGGTCCGCCCGTGCCCGACGAGGGCGTGCGCCAGGTGCTCGCCCTCGCGCTGCTCGCGCTCGTCGCGTCGGCGGCGGACGTCGAGATCGAGCTCGGGGACGCCGTCGCCGCGACCGAGGCCGAGGTCTTCTCGACGACGTCGGGCGACCCCGTCCAGCGCATCTACGACCTCAAGCGCGAGATCGCGGAGGCCCGTCGGGCGCTCGGCCCCGTCACGTCGGTGCTGCCCGAGCTCGTGGCCGACGCGGGCGACGAGCCCGGCGGCGAGCGCACGCAGCGGTGGCTGCGCCGGGTCCAGGCCTCCGTGGACCGCGTGGACCAGCACCTCGACGCGCACGACGACCTGCTCGGCGACATGCTCTCGGCGCACCTGTCGCGCGTGTCGGTGCGGCAGAACGAGGACATGCGCAAGATCTCGGCGTGGGCGGCGATCGCGGCCGTGCCGACGCTCGTCGCGGGCGTGTACGGCATGAACTTCGAGCACATGCCCGAGCTCACGTGGCACTACGGCTACCCCGCCGCGCTGCTCGGCATGACGGCCGTGTGCGTCGTGCTGTACCGGCTGTTCCGGCGCTCCGGCTGGCTCTGA
- the mshC gene encoding cysteine--1-D-myo-inosityl 2-amino-2-deoxy-alpha-D-glucopyranoside ligase has protein sequence MLTWPAPQIPRLPGQGGPVSVRDTSTGQLVVAAPGPTATLYVCGITPYDATHLGHAATYVAFDVLGRAWRDAGQQVRYASNVTDVDDPLLERATATGVEWQDLAAEQVALYAEDMTALGVVPPDAWTGVVESVPAVVDAVAALVAAGAAYTVDTPDALGDGPGDVYADLSADGAFGTVAGLDPATMLALSAERGGDPGRPGKRSPLDPLLWRRERAGEPAWDGGTLGRGRPGWHIECAVIARDSLGLPFDVEGGGSDLQFPHHEMSTSHARLLDAGHGARVHVHAGMVGLDGEKMSKSRGNLVLVSRLREDGVDPMAIRLAILAHRYSEDWDWTDAGLKEAVERLGGWRRALSGNGGPDATATIAALRAAVADDLDTPRALDVVDDWALAALRGDAEPVEGAPGLVARAVDALLGVRL, from the coding sequence GTGCTCACCTGGCCGGCCCCGCAGATCCCTCGGCTCCCTGGACAGGGCGGCCCGGTGTCCGTCCGCGACACCTCGACCGGGCAGCTCGTCGTCGCCGCCCCCGGCCCCACGGCCACGCTGTACGTGTGCGGCATCACCCCGTACGACGCGACCCACCTCGGCCACGCCGCGACGTACGTCGCGTTCGACGTGCTCGGGCGCGCGTGGCGCGACGCGGGGCAGCAGGTGCGCTACGCGTCGAACGTCACGGACGTCGACGACCCGCTGCTCGAGCGTGCGACGGCGACGGGCGTCGAGTGGCAGGACCTCGCCGCCGAGCAGGTCGCCCTCTACGCGGAGGACATGACGGCGCTGGGCGTCGTCCCGCCCGACGCGTGGACGGGAGTCGTGGAGTCGGTGCCCGCGGTCGTCGACGCGGTGGCGGCGCTCGTGGCGGCCGGCGCCGCGTACACGGTCGACACCCCGGACGCCCTCGGCGACGGCCCCGGCGACGTGTACGCCGACCTGTCGGCCGACGGTGCGTTCGGCACCGTGGCGGGTCTCGACCCCGCCACGATGCTCGCGCTGTCCGCGGAGCGCGGCGGCGACCCCGGCCGCCCCGGGAAGCGGTCCCCGCTCGACCCGCTGCTGTGGCGGCGCGAGCGCGCCGGCGAGCCCGCGTGGGACGGCGGGACGCTGGGCCGCGGCCGGCCCGGCTGGCACATCGAGTGCGCGGTCATCGCCCGCGACTCGCTCGGCCTGCCGTTCGACGTCGAGGGCGGCGGCTCCGACCTGCAGTTCCCGCACCACGAGATGAGCACGTCGCACGCACGGCTGCTCGACGCGGGCCACGGCGCGCGCGTGCACGTGCACGCCGGGATGGTCGGGCTCGACGGCGAGAAGATGAGCAAGTCGCGCGGCAACCTCGTGCTCGTCTCGCGGCTGCGCGAGGACGGCGTGGACCCGATGGCGATCCGTCTGGCGATCCTCGCGCACCGCTACAGCGAGGACTGGGACTGGACCGACGCGGGCCTCAAGGAGGCCGTCGAGCGCCTGGGCGGCTGGCGGCGCGCGCTGTCGGGCAACGGCGGTCCGGACGCGACCGCGACGATCGCCGCGCTGCGGGCCGCCGTCGCCGACGACCTGGACACGCCGCGCGCGCTCGACGTCGTGGACGACTGGGCGCTGGCCGCCCTGCGCGGCGACGCCGAGCCCGTCGAGGGCGCTCCCGGCCTCGTCGCGCGCGCCGTCGACGCGCTGCTGGGCGTCCGCCTCTGA
- a CDS encoding PAC2 family protein: MTERGPADLPDDEPVMLAAFEGWNDAGSAATQALQHLHEAWGAEQVDELDPEEYHDFQVNRPTVGTGPDGRRGITWPTTAVAVAETSRAGRRIVLVHGIEPSMRWRRYCAELLDIAAGMGVRTVVTVGALLADVPHTRPIPVNATSEDAALREAAGLEPNTYEGPTGIVGVLQHEAAARGLRSLSLWAAVPHYVAHPPSPKATLAILHRVEQLLGEPVPLGDLPDDAAAWQLGVDELAGEDNEIGEYVRQLEEAKDTADLPEASGEAIAREFERYLRRRDKGTGG; this comes from the coding sequence ATGACAGAGCGCGGACCCGCGGACCTGCCGGACGACGAGCCGGTCATGCTCGCCGCCTTCGAGGGGTGGAACGACGCCGGCTCGGCCGCCACGCAGGCCCTGCAGCACCTGCACGAGGCGTGGGGCGCGGAGCAGGTCGACGAGCTCGACCCGGAGGAGTACCACGACTTCCAGGTGAACCGCCCGACCGTCGGCACGGGACCCGACGGTCGGCGCGGCATCACGTGGCCGACCACCGCGGTCGCGGTCGCGGAGACGTCGCGCGCGGGCCGCCGGATCGTGCTCGTGCACGGCATCGAGCCGTCGATGCGGTGGCGGCGGTACTGCGCCGAGCTGCTCGACATCGCGGCCGGCATGGGTGTGCGCACGGTCGTCACGGTCGGGGCGCTGCTCGCGGACGTGCCGCACACGCGGCCGATCCCGGTGAACGCGACGAGCGAGGACGCGGCGCTGCGCGAGGCCGCCGGCCTGGAGCCGAACACGTACGAGGGGCCGACGGGCATCGTCGGGGTGCTGCAGCACGAGGCCGCGGCGCGCGGGCTGCGGTCGCTGTCGCTGTGGGCGGCGGTCCCCCACTACGTCGCGCACCCGCCGTCGCCCAAGGCGACGCTCGCGATCCTGCACCGCGTCGAGCAGCTGCTCGGGGAGCCCGTGCCGCTGGGTGACCTGCCCGACGACGCGGCCGCATGGCAGCTCGGCGTCGACGAGCTCGCGGGCGAGGACAACGAGATCGGCGAGTACGTCCGCCAGCTCGAGGAGGCGAAGGACACCGCCGACCTCCCCGAGGCGAGCGGCGAGGCCATCGCGCGCGAGTTCGAGCGCTACCTGCGCCGGCGCGACAAGGGCACCGGCGGCTGA
- a CDS encoding methyl-accepting chemotaxis protein: MSASKRTERRTRAAWFWDRPVALKVGASLVVMAVVFAVVGGIGALALVRAGDNLERVRVLTGDLQGSMAELRTVQQTSHLLVRRATAASDDSLRTQLLTSSAWNDRRAAELIGAVDAFPESDVQQWADFNDRWDAWLAYRDGTLLPLVEAGDLEGLEAALAASAAGDPDNAGRALQLADGQITSQVEEIQEQASAEIRVVVLGLVVGFLVAGAVATTLAVVVTRRITRGLRTVSASLDAMASGDLTVRAEVPEHDELGRMARSAGVAQDSLREILSGVVGTTATIATASQEMSAAGEQVAAGSEETSAQAGVVAAAAEQVSRNVQDAAAGAEQMGASIREIAQNAAEAAKVGSAAMDVARTTNDSVARLGTSSQEIGAVVKVITTIAEQTNLLALNATIEAARAGDAGKGFAVVASEVKDLAGETAKATEDIARRVEAIQQDTTTAVAAIEEIARVIERMNDYQLTIASAVEEQTSTTNEMSRAVTEAATGSAEIAANITGVATASQTSAEALSHLRDQVDGLATSSSDLREQVAAFTF, from the coding sequence ATGAGCGCGTCGAAGCGCACCGAGCGGCGCACGCGCGCGGCGTGGTTCTGGGACCGGCCCGTCGCGCTCAAGGTCGGCGCCTCCCTGGTCGTGATGGCCGTCGTGTTCGCCGTCGTCGGCGGCATCGGGGCCCTGGCGCTCGTCCGCGCGGGCGACAACCTCGAGCGGGTCCGGGTCCTGACGGGCGACCTGCAGGGCTCCATGGCGGAGCTGCGCACGGTCCAGCAGACGAGCCACCTGCTCGTGCGCCGCGCGACCGCCGCGTCCGACGACTCCCTGCGCACGCAGCTGCTCACGTCGTCGGCGTGGAACGACCGCCGCGCGGCCGAGCTCATCGGCGCCGTCGACGCGTTCCCGGAGTCGGACGTGCAGCAGTGGGCCGACTTCAACGACCGCTGGGACGCGTGGCTCGCGTACCGCGACGGCACGCTCCTGCCGCTCGTCGAGGCGGGCGACCTCGAGGGCCTCGAGGCGGCGCTGGCCGCGTCGGCCGCGGGCGACCCCGACAACGCCGGGCGCGCGCTGCAGCTCGCCGACGGCCAGATCACCTCGCAGGTCGAGGAGATCCAGGAGCAGGCGTCCGCGGAGATCCGCGTCGTCGTGCTGGGCCTCGTCGTCGGGTTCCTCGTCGCCGGCGCGGTCGCGACGACGCTCGCCGTCGTCGTCACGCGCCGGATCACACGCGGCCTGCGCACCGTGAGCGCGAGCCTCGACGCCATGGCGTCCGGCGACCTCACCGTGCGGGCCGAGGTCCCGGAGCACGACGAGCTCGGCCGGATGGCCCGCTCGGCGGGCGTCGCACAGGACTCCCTGCGCGAGATCCTCTCGGGCGTCGTCGGCACGACCGCGACCATCGCGACCGCGAGCCAGGAGATGTCGGCCGCGGGCGAGCAGGTCGCCGCGGGCTCCGAGGAGACCAGCGCGCAGGCGGGCGTCGTCGCGGCCGCGGCCGAGCAGGTCTCCCGCAACGTCCAGGACGCCGCCGCGGGCGCCGAGCAGATGGGCGCGTCGATCCGCGAGATCGCGCAGAACGCCGCCGAGGCGGCGAAGGTCGGCTCGGCCGCGATGGACGTCGCGCGCACGACCAACGACTCCGTCGCCCGGCTGGGCACGAGCTCGCAGGAGATCGGGGCGGTGGTCAAGGTCATCACCACGATCGCCGAGCAGACCAACCTGCTGGCCCTCAACGCGACGATCGAGGCGGCGCGCGCCGGTGACGCCGGCAAGGGGTTCGCCGTCGTCGCGAGCGAGGTCAAGGACCTCGCGGGCGAGACCGCGAAGGCGACCGAGGACATCGCGCGCCGCGTCGAGGCGATCCAGCAGGACACCACGACGGCGGTCGCCGCGATCGAGGAGATCGCGCGCGTGATCGAGCGGATGAACGACTACCAGCTCACCATCGCGTCGGCCGTCGAGGAGCAGACCTCGACGACCAACGAGATGAGCCGCGCCGTCACCGAGGCCGCGACGGGATCGGCGGAGATCGCCGCGAACATCACGGGCGTGGCGACCGCGTCGCAGACGTCGGCGGAGGCGCTCTCCCACCTGCGCGACCAGGTCGACGGCCTGGCGACGTCGTCGTCCGACCTGCGCGAGCAGGTGGCGGCCTTCACGTTCTGA
- the chvE gene encoding multiple monosaccharide ABC transporter substrate-binding protein: MRRRTGPIVGSGVVAAVLALAACATPGAEPADDGSQLVGVAMPTTTSQRWIADGENVTAQLEALGHDVDLQFADDDVPTQIAQIEAMIDAGAEALVVGSIDGTALKDVLARAAAQDIPVIAYDRLIRDSGDIAYYATFDNERVGIQQGTSLLQGLGVLDAAGAPTGAQGPFAVELFAGSPDDNNATVFYEGAMGVLQPWIDSGVLVVTSGETDFATIATPAWNGDTAASRLGPLLDTHYASTRLDGILAPADIISVPLLDVLRDHGYGTAEQPWPVVTGQDADVAAVKAVVAGEQFSTVYKDTRQLAEVAVQMVDALLSGQEPETNDVTSYDNGVMVVPSYLLQPQLVTKDNYVGVLIDSGYYTQEDLA, translated from the coding sequence ATGAGGCGCCGGACCGGACCGATCGTCGGATCGGGGGTGGTGGCCGCGGTGCTCGCGCTCGCGGCGTGCGCCACGCCCGGTGCCGAGCCCGCGGACGACGGCTCGCAGCTCGTCGGCGTGGCGATGCCGACGACGACGTCGCAGCGCTGGATCGCGGACGGCGAGAACGTCACGGCGCAGCTCGAGGCGCTCGGCCACGACGTCGACCTGCAGTTCGCGGACGACGACGTCCCCACGCAGATCGCGCAGATCGAGGCGATGATCGACGCGGGCGCCGAGGCGCTCGTCGTCGGCTCGATCGACGGCACGGCGCTCAAGGACGTGCTGGCGCGCGCGGCGGCGCAGGACATCCCGGTGATCGCCTACGACCGCCTCATCCGCGACTCGGGCGACATCGCGTACTACGCGACGTTCGACAACGAGCGCGTCGGCATCCAGCAGGGCACGTCGCTCCTGCAGGGCCTCGGCGTCCTCGACGCTGCCGGCGCCCCCACGGGCGCCCAGGGTCCGTTCGCGGTCGAGCTGTTCGCCGGATCGCCCGACGACAACAACGCGACCGTGTTCTACGAGGGCGCGATGGGCGTCCTGCAGCCGTGGATCGACTCGGGCGTCCTCGTCGTGACGTCCGGCGAGACCGACTTCGCGACCATCGCGACGCCCGCCTGGAACGGCGACACGGCCGCGTCGCGCCTGGGCCCGCTGCTCGACACGCACTACGCGTCGACGCGCCTCGACGGGATCCTCGCGCCCGCCGACATCATCTCCGTCCCGCTGCTCGACGTCCTGCGCGACCACGGCTACGGCACCGCCGAGCAGCCCTGGCCCGTCGTGACCGGCCAGGACGCCGACGTCGCCGCCGTGAAGGCGGTCGTCGCGGGCGAGCAGTTCTCGACGGTCTACAAGGACACGCGCCAGCTCGCCGAGGTCGCGGTGCAGATGGTCGACGCGCTGCTGTCGGGCCAGGAGCCGGAGACGAACGACGTCACCTCGTACGACAACGGGGTCATGGTCGTGCCGTCCTACCTGCTGCAGCCCCAGCTCGTCACGAAGGACAACTACGTCGGCGTGCTCATCGACAGCGGCTACTACACGCAGGAGGACCTGGCATGA
- a CDS encoding Fic family protein, with the protein MFSVGDQPRTPAGSPDGGERATRARAENGAALTADAPPWPAVDVEELPWRSSFAPELLSRSQREQLGQPYRAAITPPIADLEVRLPRATAAAAEEASVVIRDFDVEVGSDVAPFAAILLRSESASSSEIENLTSGAKQIALAELGEDAKRNATQIVGNVHAMQAAVALSERLDGASILEMHRTLMETAEPEIAGRWREQQVWIGGGGYSPHRAAFVPPHARLVPGAIDDLVAFTAREDIPALQHAAIAHAQFETIHPFPDGNGRTGRALIHALLRKRALTRSVTVPVSAGLLVDTRGYFDALTAYRQGDPAPIVDAMAQASFDAVTNGRQLVAELRGVRERWAGTVKARSDSTVWPLMDLVLRQPVINTAIVQRELGVSHTNAMRAVTRLVDAGALAEVGGRRRSILWQSSEVLTALDAFAARAGRRQLGRP; encoded by the coding sequence GTGTTCTCGGTTGGCGACCAGCCCCGCACCCCAGCCGGCTCCCCCGACGGCGGCGAGCGGGCCACCCGCGCACGCGCCGAGAACGGCGCCGCGCTGACGGCCGACGCCCCGCCGTGGCCGGCGGTCGACGTCGAGGAGCTGCCGTGGCGGTCCTCCTTCGCCCCCGAGCTGCTGTCCCGCTCCCAGCGCGAGCAGCTCGGCCAGCCGTACCGCGCCGCGATCACCCCGCCGATCGCCGACCTCGAGGTGCGCCTGCCCCGCGCGACCGCCGCGGCCGCCGAGGAGGCGTCGGTCGTCATCCGGGACTTCGACGTCGAGGTCGGCTCCGACGTGGCGCCGTTCGCGGCCATCCTGCTGCGCTCGGAGTCCGCGTCGTCCTCCGAGATCGAGAACCTCACCTCGGGCGCCAAGCAGATCGCCCTGGCCGAGCTCGGTGAGGACGCCAAGCGCAACGCCACCCAGATCGTCGGGAACGTCCACGCCATGCAGGCCGCCGTCGCCCTGTCCGAGCGCCTCGACGGCGCCTCGATCCTCGAGATGCACCGCACCCTGATGGAGACCGCCGAGCCGGAGATCGCGGGACGGTGGCGCGAGCAGCAGGTGTGGATCGGCGGCGGCGGGTACTCCCCGCACCGTGCCGCGTTCGTGCCGCCGCACGCCCGTCTCGTTCCAGGCGCGATCGACGACCTGGTCGCCTTCACCGCGCGCGAGGACATCCCCGCGCTGCAGCACGCCGCGATCGCCCACGCCCAGTTCGAGACCATCCACCCGTTCCCCGACGGCAACGGCCGCACCGGCCGCGCGCTGATCCACGCGCTGCTACGCAAGCGGGCCCTGACCAGGTCCGTCACCGTCCCGGTGTCAGCCGGCCTGCTGGTCGACACGCGCGGCTACTTCGACGCCCTGACCGCCTACCGGCAGGGCGACCCGGCGCCGATCGTCGACGCCATGGCTCAGGCGTCGTTCGACGCGGTCACCAACGGCCGTCAGCTGGTGGCTGAGCTGCGCGGCGTCCGCGAGCGGTGGGCCGGCACGGTGAAGGCGAGGTCGGACTCGACCGTGTGGCCGCTGATGGATCTGGTGCTGCGTCAGCCGGTCATCAACACGGCCATCGTCCAGCGGGAGCTCGGCGTCTCGCACACCAACGCGATGCGGGCGGTGACGCGGCTGGTCGACGCCGGAGCGCTGGCTGAGGTCGGCGGGCGCCGCCGCTCGATCCTGTGGCAGTCGAGCGAGGTGCTCACCGCCCTGGACGCGTTCGCCGCCCGGGCCGGGCGCCGTCAGCTCGGCCGCCCCTGA